atcatacaggaagatctggatgaccttgtaaactggagtaatagtaataggatgaaatttaatcgtGAGAAGTGGAAGGTCATGCATTTAgcgattaataacaagaattttagttataagctggggacgcaacaattagaagtaacagaggaggagaaggaccttggaatattggttgatcacaggatgactatgagccgccaatgtgagatggccgtgaaaaaagctaaagTGGTTTCGGGATTCATCAGGCGAGGTGTTCCCAGTAAAGATAAggagtaccgttatataaggcactggtgagacctcatctgaaatactgtgtgcagttctggtctcccatatttaagaaggatgaattcaaactggaacaggtacagagaagggctactaggatgatccaaggaatggaaaacctgtcttttgaaaggagactcaaggagcttgttttggaatagccttccaagggaagcagtgggggcaaaagacctatctgcctttaagattaaactcgataagtttatggaggagatgatatgatgggataacatgatttcggcaattaattgatctttaacttttcatggtaaataagcccaatggcctgtgatgggatgttagatgcgatgggatctgagttactacagagaattctttcctgggtatctgtctggtgaatcttgcccatatgctcagggttcagctgatcgccatatttggggtcaggaaggaattttcctccagggcagattggaagaggccctggaggtttttcgcctccctctgtagcatggggcacagatcacttgctggaggattctctgctccttgaagtctttaaagcatgatttgaggacttcaatagctcagacataggtgagaggtttatcgcaggagtgggtgggtgagattctgtggcctgtattgtgcaggaggtcagactagatgatcataatggtcccttctgaccttaatatctatgaatctatgactttcttccttctctctttctagCAATAACCTTCCTTTTCGACTGTATGGCTTTGATTGCTACTTATATGCCTGAAGACGGCTCTAGCTTCTTTGGAGATGCGTGTTCGCAAATACTTTACCTAAGTGCAAAGCGTCTGATATCATGGCTATGGCAATGGTGGGATGCTTTATGTGCCATGGAATCCAATGACCCTACTGGCCTGCGGTCTAATCAAGAATCCATTGGAGTGTGGGCTATTTATCATCCTTGGggaatctacacttaaaacaatgCACTGGCGCAGCTTCAGTGAttccagtgcagacaagccctgggAAAGACGACAGCCTCCTCTCCAAAGACCATGATGGAGAAGAGACAGTCATGCCTGTTCAAATTTCGTGGTTGTCTTTTAAGAATTAATAATgtttatgtaagcgggggaatggtcccgctattgtggggaactttcctggcttatacactactcCAGTGAAATGgactagcgaaaggatctgagtcctcgctcgtACTTCCTTTAGCCAGAGGCCGGCCTGACCtccaggactccccttccactctcctgtgtggcagaggcctcgtaaccccaacaaggctgggcccaggagtcctggggggctcgacccccaaccttgttgtggtcacttagggcaggggctagggtgtccccactccagggtgctctctctgcactggatgcttccctgaccccctGATCATCaaatacagttcaaagcaaatacaatttattaaacagcaaccaattaaaaaaataaggaaaaaatgggaaaggtgaaagggaaacccgtcaccccgctctgtggcatggggatgTCACAACCAGCATTTCTGGGATGTCAGGggagttcagtctgttcctcacaagtcccaggccttttctcaggccctggctgtgctgcagggatgctgcgggtcggacacttgctctggcagtggccacacgccctcagtgtctaggtggcaggacccttcttcccagtgtcagcccccttcacccccacccccgttggggttacgatccccctccagGTCTGGCCTACAAGGCCTctcttggctgggggcgtctccctgcactaggcctgctgcccagggtccccctcgctctccccagctgctcaccgcaccccactccagactgctccagccccagctctagggttgccaactttctaatcgcacaaaaccgaacaccctagacCTAggccttccctgaggccctgcccccttctccaccccttccccgagcccctgccccccgctcactacattgcccctccctcagtggcttgctctgccccaccctcactcactttcactgggctggggcagggggttgaggtgtggggggtgagggctctaacttggggtgcgggctccaggttggggccagaaataagaggttcaggttgtgggagggggctctgggctagggcagcgggttggggtgcaggaaacggtgggggcagtgcgtggagccctgtggccccctccCCTAGGACCTGCTGCTGGgcacttccggggcgcagcatggtgccaggacaggtagggactagcctgccttagacccacaGCAGCCCCGACCGGACCGGACACCCTATcgagctccagctccactctgcctcagcacggctgctgctctgcctccagctccctgggctgcttctctggctcccCTGGCTCtgcttgctgcagctctgctcccagcacaggtctgctccctgggctgcttctgtgactctgctcccagcacggacctgctccccctgggctgcttctctggttctctctggctgcctctctccttagctcggccccactctgtctgacccaggcgaTTCCAGCTCACTTGCAGGACAGAAagcccctggcctcctgactccctgattagcctctCTGCCTTGTCAATCAcactgacctggagcattggactcttcccattgttcctggggactgtcagtctcagggacttgatttcccattgacccttccccttccttttggtactgggagctagccagccaaaacacccccactgagttttagtaaagGGCCagcagtccccttacatttacaAAGAAATTTGAAGTGGCAAGTTTGGACCAGTTTGAGGCAGATTTTAAGCATCTGTAAAACCCTGATGAAGCAAACAGGATAGCTCCAAAAATGAACTGGATTTTAATGCAGCACCAGTTCTGTTATAACTGCTGTTAAGAACTCTTTTCTGTTACATCGGTGACTTTTCTAAAATGTGCTCCATTATTTAGATGGACTTGAAATGTGTTTCATCTCATGGGGACGTGGGGTAGGATTATTAATCCAAATTTGGGATTACTTGATGCTGTGGTTCCTGAGATACAACCCTGGGAAAAAAGCTTCTCTTAAGGTTGACTGATTCTACCAattcttttaaaacagattttgggATCAACCCATGTCTCTGATCATACCCCAAATGGTCTTAATCATTCATCCTTGATCCCCCTAGTGTTTGCCATCCCCTCTCCCTTTGGGGGACATGACAGAATATACCCCATGTCCATACcccacacactattgtaataagaCTTTGTAGACAGGATGCCTGGTGagggatcatttgaaaactcataatttgctgatcattgtTGTCcggataaaatgtgtgtggcaacattgtgtgtgaagttataagattccactgtatggtgttgTTAccacatgttccaaactgaggtcGGCAAACAGGCCTGTCTCGAACAAAGgaacatgtgctttgctgaatttacACTTAAGCAGTatacagagtcatcaagcaggaaggggtaggagaggccagctctgcctctgcacTGCAAACCCCTCTGAGATGGAGCACCATAGGTGGCCATGGGGCCTGGGGATCCTTCCAGCCCCATGGAGACTTTGGCTGCAAGCAGACAAGCCATTCACTGGCAAACCTCAGATGAGTCCTCTTTGCTCCTGGATCCCCCTCCCTGACACTCACCCAGAGCCAGGCAGACCCTGCCGAGCTGGGCCCACACTGTATCTGGTGCTCCGGAAATAACATTTCCTGTGCCCCATTCCCCTGCAGTCACTGACCAGCCCATCTGGGGCCATGCTGGGGCCCGCAACCTGTGAGGACTGGTGCCCCCTTCTGGGTAACGGCCCTGTATTGCATTCCCCGCCCCATTGAGTAAGGGAGTCGCCCCAACCTGCATCTGGATTGGAGCCGGTGCCCCATAAAAGGCAAGGCCTCAGACTGCATTCCCCAATCCCTGGAGCCAGCTAGGCCCCTTGACCTGGTTTTGATCATGGTCACTGCTTAGCAAAGGGGCATGCCCCCAAATCCCTTCCCTGGTCCCTTTAAAcaacttagggcatggctacactggaaacttcaaagcactgtcgcGGGAACGCTCCtccggcagcgctttgaagtgtgagtgtggtcgcgCAGGAGCGCCGGGAGAGAGggttctcccagcgctcctggtgatccacctccatgaggggattagctcctaGAGCTGGGAGCCCTGCTCCCTGCGCTCAGAGCTTGTTTACacgagcgctttaaagcgctctgacttgctgcactcaggggggtaatttttcacacccctgagccagcaagttagagccctataaaatgtaagtgtagccaaacTCTTAGTCATATTCCCAAAATAGCCCGAGGGTTTGAGGTCCACAGATGTAcagtgactctgctcccagccccccaaacacACCGACTCGTTCTGCATTGGCAGGAAAGTGTTTTATTGCAAGAAGCAGGAAGGAAACAAAACTCAGGGAGAGCTTTCAGGGCCCTGCCTGGGACAATCTTCTCCCCACAACCTGCCCCCGATACCTAATGCATgccgggtgggagggggtggccgtactgtataatgggcacccAGCGAGGCGAGCgctgggctcaggctgagggtctcagtgccagctgggggggctgggtgtcCAGATTTTCACTCGTGTGGATGGGAACTGGGCACCTGGCTTGGGAAATCCGCCCCGCAGGCCCCAAGCTGCCGGCCTGTGGGATAAGGGAAGACACTGAATGTCCCTGTGGAGACTCATGGCAGGGATTGCCCAGAATGGGCAGGGACGAGGCAGGAGAGCCCCGAGTGACAGAGAACTGCCCAGGAGTCaaagtgggggagcaggggcctcCCTGCTCCGCCTGTGGCCAGCGCCTGGGCTCTACAGGACTCTGTCTAAGTGCGCAGGCTGCCCCTGGGCACAGGTCACATGGATCCTGCAGGTCCGGACTCTAGCCTTGTAGATACAGTGCCCTAGTGGGGAAATGGATGTCAGCCGGCATGTGGTGATGTGGAAGCGTGCGATACTGTTGTAGACGTTGTCGCGCACCCGTTTCCCTCCACTGCTGCAAACACCCTGGACTTGGTTTGTGGGGGCTTGGATGAAGGTGTCGCCGGTTATACCGAAAGGGCGGGTCAGGCCCTGGCGCTGCATCATGAGTTTGCAGTAGTTCTGGTCACTGGAGGCACTGCTCTTGGGGAATTCAATGTGTTGGTTCAAGAACTGCGAGTAGCTGGTGCCttctctgagctgggccaggctgGCGGCCAGGAGGACGAGGGGCAGCAGGAGCGCGGGGTGGGGTCCCCTCGAAGCCATGGCTATATCTGTCACTGGATCTacctgcagtggggagaggggggagatggATGGAGACAGggttgttgccggcacccagtgccgagaggcaaaacaacagcagggtttgattcgctacccggtgtgctttaCCCAATAAttacaatggggtggagaagcagaaaagtttatttgaagctataaaaaggtacagggagaatagaatctcaaatcctgcacacagagcaggaagttacacaggcttttatatatatatattttttagcatatttatttaatagcaagctgccctaagtatctaTATAGCCAGCCAATTTAGTTACTagctagtttttttgttttttgtattatttgttaaactatacataaagctgctttatttagctttttttttttatatttgccctgtttggccttgtttagtttcaggcagtctgactctgcaacatattgttgcagatccttagcataactgctgtgagtgcctccaggcggggcggccaaggacacttgggcctagtacgcagagctgctgcgagtgtcTCCAGGCGGGGGGCGGGTGGgagcaaggacacttgggcctagtgcgagggggcttcatcgacactcgtggtcttccatcccctcgagttacctagtggccatgccccagtgtccccaacaactccctcctttgagaacacttaACAGCTTTGGCTCTGAGTTTTTttacttgggctacttatttttttataataggattttgcataagcactttgtgatagccctgaagagaatgacttattaacttttgcaaaagggccctgacacatgatactgcacagcataataccattaatacaagcaatacaggaaagagaaatttgaataacaggctaaataaaccaccaagccaagatgACAAagcccagcctgaaaacaaggtttgcaaccaatcgctctctggggcagtataggcaacctgtgctcgggcatgggcctcagcctgtaccacctttttatagattttataactgctattatttatatatatataacattggGGCCcaacgagggcacaaacccctccttgggatgccaagagatagtccaaagccagcctgttttggagggaaaatgtcctgagctgctgtacctttttatttaatattttcactgCTACTTTAAAttactaaccgagtcctctaactcaAAGGCAACTTTcttaagtaccatttgcagccttacagtatagcggcctatgcatgccatggctggcccggaaaacagtggcgctatttccagtacagagcactacaagcttctcggttgtgagggaattctttATATTGCCCTTTAATGCCGTAGTCAGTTGCTGCAGGGTCTTTTTTTGTGACTTAACggaggtgtctcgggcatttctaattttttggggggggcagggtggcagttattgacagatgaggaactccatgagctatataacagctacctgtccagttggctggcagcaccttgtaagcctttcggccacatacaaaatagtgaccctgtagggcccagtaaggactgttttttaaggggattcctgggatatttaaggctgctttggctgtttttccaaacagttcatatgcccctaagggggcattCCATCCTTCTGtctgggtacaagtgggggcgtttctaattgcgccgttcaaattacacttgccatagggaccactacaaacccaccattggcttgctacactggagatattaactggacggcaagttatatttccaaatctttttttttgtggtaagattatttgtaagagtttttctaaaaggggaggaagcattacacccacactgctgtcctccccttttggtctttattTAATACCCattagcccactgtgtaataacacaggagcttttttcCACAGGATGCGCATAGtaatcagattggtttcgggtaaaacataatactccctcagtgagtactgcaactgaatactcctggttctgataggtggcttgctgtaaagaggtcttatttcagaacggcgagtccgttctttcctgctctttggtggcggctaattctgctaggatcaagggcagcatgtcaaggggcattcccgttttgggggaccgtggagttggagcacatacccagcaatcagtctggtttgttaaagtagcaacatggtgcgcaagtgaaacaaaggagttatgctcccaatatgcacagtttggaaataccaatacagagaataacaatattacccaattaattattaccagagtttttccaacccagggtctccagtacctgggtgggcccattttagcgttaaggtgcccgctatttgtgtcttttaaacagtagctttagcccgaaatcgtcactagatgaggagtcagcaggttggacggtccactgttctgctgacgagggggcgggtactgccttcaaacgagagtgatggatccagttcttgtgtccctcgatctttgcctctgtatgggagaccagcaggacggtatagggtcctttccacttttcctggagaggctcgtctttccaggtatgaacaagcacagagtcaccagGCTGTAAGAAGTGGACGGGAGAGttcaaggggagaggctgggaatccttggtatacctgtgaagagacaagagaacagcagacagggaacacatatactgtgacaaaaaaccattacctagctcccattcccctgacagaaccggggtgccattcataggccatgcccttccaaacataattttaaagggactaagccctaatctacccttaggGAGAACGCGGCTAcgaagtaggacgaggggcaaagcattaggccatcgcagtgaggcttcttggcacacttttgagagatgccatttaagggtctgattggtacgctccactacaccactggcttgcggtctccagggcgtatggagtttccaggggatctgtaaagcatgtgagatgctttgaatgatttttgacgtgaaatgtgtcccgttgtcagattccatccacagggggagtccaaagcgaggaatgatctccttaacaaacttgaaggccactgttctggcagtgcaattacggcatgggaaggcttctggccatccgctgaaccgatccactatgacaaggagatatttgaacccttgggtccggggaaacttaGTAAAGTCTATTTCCCACACTTGTCCGGGGCCcagagtgggttctagggcagctggtggcacaggatgtcccggtcgggggttattcttttggcagactaagccgtccgcttgtacctgggcagccaggggtcggagtccggaagtgataaagtattttcccattagcgggataagtgcttccctgccagcatgagtggtttgatgtagtttctgcagcaccggccggatcaggccctttggtaggaggaccttcccttccggggaatggagccacccctccttttcccggagaccgagtttgtcagttagctgtctctcctccccagagtactgaggggttggaagctcccctactgatgggataagggcatgcatatgggcgttctcagtctgaagGGATGGCAGGGTGgtagcatgcttagcctctctatctgccctagcattacctctggccacatcttgaggTTTCCtctgatgggctttacagtgtaccaccgccacttccgagggaagttgtacggcttctaggagccggaggatttggggcccgtacttgactggggagccttgggctgtcagcattcccctttgcttccataggccagcatgagcatgtagcacaccaaaagcatactttgaatcagtaaaaatgttgacccgctttccttttgacagttcaagtgcacgggtcagggctattagttcggcaagctgggcagaggtcccagcaggcaaaccttcagcttccacagtgtcatggagggtcacaacagcataacccgcc
This portion of the Chelonia mydas isolate rCheMyd1 chromosome 13, rCheMyd1.pri.v2, whole genome shotgun sequence genome encodes:
- the LOC119567849 gene encoding ribonuclease-like, coding for MASRGPHPALLLPLVLLAASLAQLREGTSYSQFLNQHIEFPKSSASSDQNYCKLMMQRQGLTRPFGITGDTFIQAPTNQVQGVCSSGGKRVRDNVYNSIARFHITTCRLTSISPLGHCIYKARVRTCRIHVTCAQGQPAHLDRVL